The following are encoded in a window of Acidimicrobiales bacterium genomic DNA:
- a CDS encoding ABC transporter ATP-binding protein gives MRMGPHLALGRDPSAIQGRSVDRKVVRRVWGHARPYRRLLAVFLATIVAEALLALVPPLLFRTVIDEAIPDRDRGLVNLIAVLVVLAAVASAGLSLAERWCSARVGEGLIFDLRSSLFDHVQRMPLAFFTRTQTGALTSRMNTDVVGAQSALTGTLGAVVSNVIVLATTLTTMFVLEWRLTLLSLVLLPVFIWPAKRVGRRLQAITREGMDLNAAMNATMTERFNVAGAMLVKLFGRHDDEAAEFSAKAGRVRDIGVRSAMYGRTFFIALGLVGSVGTAVVYGVGANLAISGAITAGTLVAMAAYVARIYTPLTSLTNARVDLMTAFVAFDRVFEVLDAPRVIDDRPGAVDLVEPRGRVEVDRVWFRYPAAAEVSIASLELDGNRPLSADATAWVLKDVSATVEPGQLVALVGPSGAGKTTLSALIPRLYDVSEGAVRVDGVDVRDLTQATLRAAIGVVAQDPHLFHDTVANNLRYARPGATQQELEAACRAAQVHDVIAALPDGYETLVGERGYRLSGGEKQRLAIARMLLKDPAVVILDEATSHLDSENEAAVQQALATALAGRTAIVIAHRLSTIRAAHQILVLDEGRIVERGTHEQLLAANGLYADLYRTLVRGDVAPAEGAVG, from the coding sequence ATGAGGATGGGACCGCACCTCGCGCTCGGACGGGACCCGTCCGCCATCCAGGGACGGTCGGTGGACCGCAAGGTCGTGCGCCGGGTGTGGGGGCACGCCCGCCCCTACCGGCGCCTGCTGGCCGTGTTCCTCGCCACGATCGTCGCCGAGGCCCTGCTCGCCCTCGTGCCGCCGCTGCTGTTCCGCACGGTCATCGACGAGGCCATCCCCGACCGCGACCGCGGGCTCGTCAACCTGATCGCCGTGCTCGTCGTGCTGGCCGCCGTGGCCAGCGCCGGGCTGTCGCTCGCCGAGCGGTGGTGCTCGGCCCGGGTCGGCGAGGGGCTGATCTTCGACCTGCGCTCCTCGCTGTTCGACCACGTGCAGCGGATGCCGCTGGCCTTCTTCACCCGCACCCAGACGGGCGCGCTGACCAGCCGGATGAACACCGACGTGGTCGGGGCCCAGAGCGCGCTGACCGGGACGCTCGGCGCCGTCGTGTCCAACGTGATCGTCCTGGCCACCACGCTGACCACGATGTTCGTGCTGGAGTGGCGGCTCACCCTGCTGTCCCTCGTCCTCCTCCCGGTGTTCATCTGGCCGGCGAAGCGGGTCGGTCGCCGGCTCCAGGCCATCACCAGGGAGGGCATGGACCTCAACGCGGCGATGAACGCCACGATGACCGAGCGGTTCAACGTCGCCGGGGCCATGCTCGTGAAGCTGTTCGGCCGGCACGACGACGAGGCCGCCGAGTTCTCCGCCAAGGCCGGGCGGGTGCGCGACATCGGCGTCCGCTCCGCCATGTACGGCCGCACGTTCTTCATCGCCCTCGGCCTGGTCGGCTCGGTGGGGACGGCCGTCGTCTACGGGGTGGGCGCCAACCTCGCCATCTCCGGCGCCATCACGGCCGGGACCCTGGTCGCCATGGCCGCCTACGTCGCCCGCATCTACACCCCGCTCACCAGCCTGACCAACGCCAGGGTCGACCTGATGACGGCCTTCGTGGCCTTCGACCGGGTGTTCGAGGTGCTCGACGCCCCCCGGGTGATCGACGACCGGCCCGGCGCCGTCGACCTGGTCGAGCCGAGGGGCCGGGTGGAGGTCGACCGGGTGTGGTTCCGCTACCCGGCGGCCGCGGAGGTGTCGATCGCCTCGCTCGAGCTCGACGGCAACCGCCCGCTGTCGGCGGACGCCACCGCCTGGGTGCTGAAGGACGTGTCGGCGACGGTCGAGCCCGGCCAGCTCGTGGCCCTGGTCGGCCCGTCGGGCGCCGGGAAGACCACCCTCTCCGCGCTGATCCCTCGGCTCTACGACGTGAGCGAGGGCGCCGTGCGGGTGGACGGCGTCGACGTCCGCGACCTGACCCAGGCGACCCTGCGGGCCGCCATCGGCGTGGTCGCCCAGGACCCGCACCTGTTCCACGACACGGTCGCCAACAACCTCCGGTACGCCCGGCCCGGCGCCACCCAGCAGGAGCTGGAGGCCGCCTGCCGGGCCGCCCAGGTCCACGACGTGATCGCCGCCCTGCCCGACGGCTACGAGACCCTGGTGGGCGAGCGGGGCTACCGCCTGTCGGGCGGCGAGAAGCAGCGCCTGGCCATCGCCCGGATGCTGCTGAAGGACCCGGCCGTCGTCATCCTCGACGAGGCCACCAGCCACCTCGACTCCGAGAACGAGGCCGCCGTCCAGCAGGCCCTCGCCACCGCGCTGGCCGGCCGCACGGCGATCGTCATCGCCCACCGCCTGTCGACCATCCGGGCCGCCCACCAGATCCTCGTGCTCGACGAGGGCCGGATCGTGGAGCGGGGCACCCACGAGCAGCTGCTGGCGGCGAACGGCCTCTACGCCGACCTCTACCGGACCCTCGTGCGGGGCGACGTGGCCCCCGCCGAGGGGGCGGTCGGCTAG